The sequence below is a genomic window from Deltaproteobacteria bacterium.
GCAATCAACGTGTTCTCGATGCGAATGGAACTGTCGGGCCGGAAGAATCCGATGTAGTCGGTCTCGACCTGGATCTTGCTGATTCCCCAGAAGCTGAGCAGCATCCCGATCGCGGTGCAGACCAACACCGCTCGCCGATGCCGCACCGCGAAGGTGCCGATGCCTTGCAGCGTGCGCGGGACAAAGCCCTCCGCGTTCTCTTGTGCGGTCGGAATCCGCTTCGGCAGCGGCAGCAGGACCAGCAGCGCCGGGACGACCGTGAAGGCAGCCAAGAGAATCGCCACGATGCCGAACACGCTGTAGATGCCGAACTCGCGCACGGCGCGGATGGGCGTGAAGATCAACGTGCCAAAGCCGATCAAGGTAGTGGCCGCGGCCACCAGAATCGGCACGCTGACGCGCTCCATCGCGTGTGCCACCGTCTCAGCCTGCGAGTGGCCCGGTTTCAATTCCTGGTAGTACTCGCTGATCAGATGGATGCCCGACGCCACGCCGATCACCATCAGCAGCGGATTGAGCACCAAGGTTCCCAAATTGATCGCGCTGCCCGCCAACACCATCGTGCCGGTGGTCCACACCACGCCGATCACTACGGTACTGAACGGGACGAGCACGCCGCGCGGTGTGCGGAAGGCAAACGCCAGCACGATCACGACGAGCAGCATCGCCAGCGGCGTAAACTTGTTGGTGTCGCCTTCCATCAAACGGGCGGCGTTTACTTTGATGGTCGGAATGCCGGTGATCGCGTATTGCTCGGGGCCGCCCAGCTCAGCGATCAGGGCGCGCAGCTTGTCCTCGATACCGCGATGCAGAAACTCGTCGTCGCTCATGTCGTCGAACACGACGGTCACGCCCGCAGCACGGCCATCGGCCGCCACCACGTTCTTGAGATAGAGCGGATTGGCGAGCACCTTGGCGCGAAATGCGGCGGCCTCTTCGGCGGTCTCGGGCAACTTCTGCATCAAGCGGCCAGCCGACAGGCCGAAGTCGCTCATCTCGACGCCCTTGACCGTGGTGAGACTGAGCACCTCGTGCACACCCTCCATTTGCGTCAACCGAGTCGAGAGCTGGTCGATCTTCGCCAGGGTGCGCGGCGCAAAGACATCGTCGGCGAACACCCCAATCACCGCGATCTCTTCGTCGCCGAAAATTTTCTTGACGTCGTCGTAGTACAGCTTGTCGGGATCGTCCGCCGGCAGCAGGTTCTCGATGGAGCTATCCACCTTGATGCGGGCGGCGAAGACCCCGAAGAAGGCGGTGAGAACCAACATCACCGCCAGTGTCAGTCGCGGCGACCGCAACGGCACGTTGAGCAGACGCTTCATCGCGCTTCCCATATGGGTGGATCGCGCCAGAGGTCAAGGGCGCGGCGGCTTGCGGGCGAGCGTCGTACCGTAGTAGGCACAGCTCACACGGGCAGACCTCAGCGGGAAGGCGGAACGGTATGGCTGACGCAATCGTAATCGAGAATCTGACCAAGCGCTTCGGTACTCGCGAGGCGGTCAAAGGCCTCACGCTCTCCATCGGCGAAGGTGAAATTTTTGGCCTGCTCGGCCCCAACGGCTCGGGCAAGACCACGCTGATCCGCATGCTCTGCGGCTTGCTCGCACCGACCTCCGGCAAGGCCACCGTCGGCGGCTACGACGTGGCGCGCGAGCCCGAACAGATCAAGCGCAGCATCGGCTACGTTTCGCAGCGTTTCAGTTTGTATCCGGATCTCACCATTCGTGAGAATCTCAACTTCTTCAGCGACGTCTATGGGGTCCCCGCCAGCGACGCCGAGCCGCGCAAGCGCGATCTCATCCGCCTGTGCGGCTTGGATGGCCGCGAGGGACAGGCGTCAGGCAGTCTGTCCGGCGGACTGAAGCAACGCCTGGCACTCGCCTGCGCACTGATCCACGGTCCGAAGATTCTCTTTCTCGACGAACCGACCGCCGGCGTCGATCCGGTCGCGCGCCGCCAGATGTGGGATCTCCTCTTCCGTCTCGCCCAAAGCGGTACGACGTTGTTCGTCACCACGCACTACATGGACGAAGCCGAGCGCTGCACCAAGGCGGCGTACGTCTACTTCGGCAAGTTGCTGGTGAGCGGCGACCCCAACTCGATGAAGCGCGACGAGATCGCCAACACCAACCGCCGCTTGGAGATCATCTGTCAGCCGTTGATGCCGGCGCTCGGCGTGCTGCGCGATGCTCCCTACGTCGACGACGTCAGTGTGTTTGGGCAAGCCCTGCACATCCGAGTCAAGGATGTCCCCCCTGAGCCGACGACGGGAGACGCGTTCGCCTCGTTCGAAGCCGCCGCACGGCGCGCGGTGGTGATGGATGTCCTGCGCAAACGGCTGATCGCCGCGAAGATCGAAGTGCTCGGTATCCGCTCGGTCTACCCGACGCTGGAAGACATCTTCGTCAGCTTCACGCGCAAAATGGATCAAGAGGCTGCCGCTGAGTAAGCACAACCCCCGGCGGGTCATTCGTAACCGTGTGATGAAAACCAACCCCGGCGGCGCTGCTTTTGGTGCTCCACTCCAACTGGGAATACGTTACTGCCACCCCTCTGGCGCCAACTTGCGCAACTTGCGCCGAAGATCGACAACGTGCTCGTCGCTCTGAGGTCTTCCATACACAGCGCTGTCGAACCCCTCCACCAACGTCCCGTACAACGAGGACTGCTTCGCAGTTGGCAGTGACTTGAACTGACGTTGCACGAGAACGGGCTGACACACGAACACTTCGCCCAGTATCCAGGCAGGCTTCTCCTCCGCGGAGTTTGACGTAGCCAAAATGACGCGGAAGAGCGCTCGGAGTACTTCAGCGTCGCTTTGCTTGCACACCTGGGTTTGAGCCGCATCCAGTGCGTTGTCGAATGGGCCTTCCGCGTAGTCTTCTACCTCCTCTCGCAATACGGAATATGGCTTCCCACTCTTTCCTTTTCCGTTTTCCAGTGAGATCAGGAACTCCTCGTTCAGGGTCTCGTACTCCCGAAACGTCTCCAAGATTGCTTGCCGGGACGAAGCTGCGTAGGCATCTCGCGCTTTGATCTTGCGGAGCGACCCGAGAGCGCTGGCCTTCTCAGTCAGTTCGCCGGAGTTGCCGCAGTAGTTTACCATCGACCGACCCTGCTCCTCGTACACGAAAATCAGATACGATGTGCCCGCCCTCATGGGAAACCGGCCGCTGCTGTTCTCACTGAAGAGGTTGATCGTTTTGCCAGGAGCACCGCGTAGCACTTCCTCGACGCTTACCGAATATGTCGTTCCGTCAGCGTAGCCTCCCGCCTCAGGCGTGACTTCTTGAGACCCAACCCGGCCGGCGAAAACGACCGCGCTACTACGATATTCCTGTTCAAGAGACGGATGCCCGTTTACGCAAGCCGCGAAAACAGGCCGCATCGACGCACACCATGCAACCACAATAGCGAACCCGAACAAACCGCGGACACCCATGTGCCACCCCGCTTTCGCGATAGAAACGAGCCGTTCAGGCGGCGGCTTGTGCACCGGAATCCTGCTGCAGGCGCTTCCACTCGGGAGGAGTTCGAGCACACGGCGCCCCGGACGCCACCTTAGGGTCAGCAAGGAGACTTTCCTCTTCGAAATGGCCCGAGCCTCGACCGTCGCTGCGCTCAGCGATTGCCGTCGGCGTAGCCGCAAATCGCGGCGATCAGCTTGTCGACCGGTTCACGGCTCTGAAACACCCAGCGTCCGTTCTGCACGGCGCCGGCCCCCTGCGCCGCGAGCTCCGCGGCCGTACCTTCTACAACCGACGTGCTCAGACCAAGCTCCGCCGCCAACCCCGCGACTTCAACCGTCGCCGGTAGCGCCG
It includes:
- a CDS encoding ABC transporter ATP-binding protein yields the protein MENLTKRFGTREAVKGLTLSIGEGEIFGLLGPNGSGKTTLIRMLCGLLAPTSGKATVGGYDVAREPEQIKRSIGYVSQRFSLYPDLTIRENLNFFSDVYGVPASDAEPRKRDLIRLCGLDGREGQASGSLSGGLKQRLALACALIHGPKILFLDEPTAGVDPVARRQMWDLLFRLAQSGTTLFVTTHYMDEAERCTKAAYVYFGKLLVSGDPNSMKRDEIANTNRRLEIICQPLMPALGVLRDAPYVDDVSVFGQALHIRVKDVPPEPTTGDAFASFEAAARRAVVMDVLRKRLIAAKIEVLGIRSVYPTLEDIFVSFTRKMDQEAAAE